DNA from Asanoa sp. WMMD1127:
CCGTGCTCGACGCCGAGCGCCCGCAACATCCCGTCGAGCGCTCGCGCCGGCTCGACAGCCTCCTGGCCTGCGCTGTGGCCGTGCAGGTCGACGAAGAGTTGGCCGTCCGGGAACCGGGAGCTGACCTGGTGCGCGACGTGCAACGCCAGTGCCGTCTTGCCCACGCCGGCCATGCCGTTGACGACCGTCACGGCCGGCCCGACGTCGCTGTCGATACCCGCGAGGTCCGCCGCCTCCGGGCGACGTCCGGTGAAGAACGCCGCCGCGGCCGGCAACTGATGTGGGGTGTGGAACGGCTTCGGCGGCGGGGGGTTGCCGGGGATCGCGCCGGACAGCAGATCGGCGTAGATCGTCTTCAGCTCGGCGCCAGGATCGGTGCCCAGCTCCTCGGCCAGGTGGCTGCGCACCGCTTCGTAGGCGGCCAGCGCGTCCGCGGGCCGGCCGCTGCGGGCCAGGGCGACGAGCAGCCGTGCCCAGAGAGTCTCGTGCAGGGGGTGGAGCCGGGTCAGCTTCCTTAGATCGGCGACGAGTCCTTCGTGACGGCCCTCAGCGAGATCCAGATCCGCCTTCCTGACGACGGCCGCCAGGTAGCGCTCCACCAGCGCGGGCGCCTCGACCGCACTGAGCCAGCTGGAGCCGAGGTCTTCGAACGGTGCGCCCCGCCAAAGTCCGAGCGCCTCGGTCAGGAGCGCACGCCTGCGCTCCGCATGGTCCGCACTGTCTGCCGCGTCCACCAACTGGCCGAAGCGCAGGGCGTCCACCGCGGACGGCGTGATCCGCAGGCGGTAGCCACTCGGCTCGGTGTCGATGCGGTCGCCGCCCAACGCGTTACGCAGCCGTGTCACGTACGTCTGGATGCTCCGTCGCGGGTTCTCCGGTTGCTCGTCTGCCCAGAGGGCCGTCGCGAGGGTTTCCAACGTCACCGGCCGGGCGGGGGACAACGCCAGCAGCGTGAGCAGCACGCGGAGCCGGCCGGCCGTGAGGTCCAGGTCCCGACCGTCCAGGGAGACACGTAGCGGGCCGAGGAGATCGATCGCCAGTGGCACACAGCAAGCCTAGGACCAGTTTGGTCCAGATACCTCGCCGACCAGGCTGACCTCGTTCGTCGGGCGCCGGGACGACGCTTACGGCCGACGACGAAGACGTCGTCCTGCGGGTCGCCAATGACGGCGCCTCGTCACCCCGTCCCACGGCGCCGACCGAGGGCTATCGCTCGGGACGACCGGTCGCCACCGCGGGCTAGACGGCTTCACGACGGCTTCACGACGGCTTCATCGGGAAGATCGGGCTGTCAGGCCGGCGGAAGGCGCCGATCTCGTACGTATATTCGGCAATGCGGTCTTGACTGATCGATGTGAGACAGGAGAGCGACGTGCCCGAACCCGTGCCGGCCGACCCTGCGGCGCAACCGGTCTCCGCCGCCGTGCGCACGCAGATCCTGGCAACCGAGCATTGGAGCCTGCTGGCCACCCGGAACCTGGCGTGGAGCGAAAGCTTCAACCGCGCCAGCTGGTTCGTTACGGTCCTGTCGGCCGCCGTCGTCTCGCTGGCTCTGGTGGCTGACAGCAGTGAGTTCGGCGCCGGCTTCCGCGTTTTCGCTCTCCTGCTCATCTCCCTGCTGATCATGATCGGCGTCGCGACCGTCGTCCGCCTGGTGTCGCTCAACAGCGAGGACGTCGAGCTGGTCGTCGGCATGAACCGGTTGCGACGCGGCTACCTCGATCTCGCTCCGGAGCTCGAGCAGTACTTCGTCACGAGCCCGCACGAGGACTTCGCCGGGATCATGCAGACGTACGGGGGCGCCCGATCCCGCCTTCCGACCGCCCAGTTCGTGACCAGCATCCCGTTGCTGCTCAGCGTCATCGTCGCTGCCCTCGTCGGCGCGTTGGCCGGCCTCGTCGCCGACTCCCTCGGTGCCGCGACCGCACTGGCCGTCGCCATCGGCGTCGTGGCCGCCCTCGCCGCTCTGGCCACCTTGACGCTGATCGTGGTCAGGCAGGCCCGCCGCACCTGGTTCCGCTCGGCAGGGTGACGCCGTCACGGCCGTCTCGGCGCTGAAGGACGAACACACCGGCAACCGCCCCGGCGGGGCTCAGGACATACCCGGATCACCTGGAGGTCGAAAGAATGGACAAGACCGCGTACCTGGATGCCGTCGTCGAACAGACACGCACGTTCGCGGACTGGGTGCAGGACAAGGACGCGTCCGCTCCCGTGCCGACGTGTCCGAAATGGACGCTCGGTGACCTGGTCGACCATGTCGGCGCCACCCAACGGATGGTGGCGATGCTCGTCGGTGAGCGGTTGGACGACCCGAGCAGCGCGTACGCCAGATACGTCCCGGGGCCGACGGACTCCGCGCAGTGGCGTGCGTGGTTGACCGAAGGCGCGGGCGAGGCGAGGCGGGCGTTCGCGTCGGTCGCCGATGACACAGCGGTCTGGGACCCGTCCGGCGGGGACGCCGGCGTGCCGTTCTGGTCTCGACGGCTGCTCGGGGAGGCGTGCGTGCACCGCGCCGACGCGGCCGCCGCGCTCGGCACGCACTACGAGCTGGCGCCGGAGATCGCCGTCGAGGCCATCGAGGACTGGTTGGACACCATGACGTCCCGTGGGTACTGGGAGAACCGGCCCGACTTCGCCGATGCGATGCGCGGCGACGGCCAGACCCTCCATTTCCACGCGACCGACGCGCCGGGGGAGTGGCTGGCCCGCCGGGAACAGGACGAGGTCGTCCTGGAACGCACGCACGCCGAGGCGGACGTCACCGTCAGCGGCCCAGCCACAGACCTCCTGCTCGCGATCTGCCGGCGACGTCCGCTCACTCGATCATCCACACTGGACGTTGAGGGCGACCACGCGTTGCTCGAACATTGGATCGAGCACATGGACTGGGTCACGGACTGAGTCACGGCGCGCGGACCACGGTGTGTAGGGCGGTCCGTGGCCGCCGATGTGGCCGACAAACGGGGCGGGGCACCGAGATCAGGTGCCACCGCCCCAGGACGCCATGTGCCGCGGTCAGCTCTTGAAGGCGTCCTTTATTTTCTCGCCGGCCTGCTTGACGTTGGACTTCGCCTGGTCGAGACGACCTTCGGCCTCGAGGTCCTCGTCGCCCGTGGCTTTGCCGACGCCCTTCTTGACCTTGCCGGCAACTTCTTCCGCTTTGTTGTTGATCTTGTCGTCGAGACCCATGTCGAGTTCCCTTCGGGTTGCTGGCACCAGAACGGCCACGCTGGAAGCAGATCTACGGTTCGGTCGACGTTTCGGAATTGGCCGCGAGGTAGCCGCGGATCCGGCGCAGTAAGCGATTCGCTTCCATGGCGTGGGCCGTGCCGGTGCGATCACCAGCGCGGTAGATGGTTTCGGCCAGGGCCACCGCCTCCCTTCGTAGCCTTGCCGGCGCCGAATGTTCGGCTGCGGCGGGCAATTGGCGGACGGCGTCGTCGAGCTGCCCGAGCGTCAGAGTCAGCGGGCGGCTGGGCGGCAGTGGAGCGATGGGTTGCATCTCTCGCCACCTTCTCGTGTCAGTTTCGACCTAACCCTGTCCACGTCGTACTCCATCAGTATGCGGGATATACCTCCCAAATGGACCGGAACGCCCGATCTGCCCGCAGCCGCACCGGTTCGAGCCGTCGCTTGCACGACGTGAGATGGGAGGGAGACTCATGATGTCAGTCAACGATCATGCAGACGCCGCCCGCGACGCGATACCGTCCAAAGGGGAGGTCAGACGTTATCCGACATGTGCGACCTGTCTGGATGACTCTGCGTGTCGTTCGCTGTGCTGGTGGGTTGGTCTTGGAGACTCAGCGGGTGGAACGGTCAACGGTCAGCAGACGCGACGCCATCCTCAACGTGACAGCGGGCCTGGCCGGCCTCGTCGCCGGCGGTGCCTCTGCCGCGCGGGCCACCGCCGCGGAGGCGGCCACCGCCCCGGCGCACCCGCCGCACAGCGGACCGCGGCGCCCGTCGGGGCGGGCCGTCGAACCGTTCAGCGTCCGCATGCCCGTCCCGCAGGTGCTGCGACCGCAGTCCGTTCGCGGTGACACCGATTTCTACCTCATGACCTCCCGGAAGGCGCGGATCGAGATCCTGCCGGGTACGCGCACCGAGATGCTGACGTACGCCGGGATGTTCCCCGGGCCGACGTTTCGCGTGCGCGCCGGACGCAAGGCGGTCGTCAGGCACACCAACGACCTCGACATGGCAACCTCGGTGCACGTGCACGGGGGCTGCACTCCGGCGAGCAGCGACGGGTTCCCCACCGACACGCTGGAGTCGGGCAGCAGCCGCAACTACACCTATCCGAACCAGCAGCGCGCCGCAACGCTCTGGTACCACGACCACGCCCACCACATGGAGGCCGAGCACGTCTTCCGCGGGCTCGCCGGCGTGTATCTGATCGAGGATCCGGACGAGGCCGAACTGCGTCTGCCCAGCGGCGACCACGACGTCCCGATCATGCTCCGCGACGCCCGGTTCGACGAGAAGGCCCGCCTGGTCTTCGAACCGCATGACTTCCAGAACCGCACGATGATCCTCGCCAACGGGCGGCCATCGCCGTACTTCCCGGTCGCGGCACGGCGCTATCGCCTGCGGTTCGTCAACGCCGCCAACCTGCGTACGTTCACGCTGCGGTTGGGTAGGGACACCGAGGTCGCGCAGATCGCCAGCGACGGCGGTCTGCTGCGGGCGCCGGCGGCCGTGCGGTCATGGCGGATGACGCCGGGGGAGCGGGTCGAGGTCGTCGTCGACTTCGGCCGGTTCCCGGTCGGCAGCCAGGTCTTCCTCACCGACGCTGAGGTCGGACCGGTGTTGCGATTCGACGTCACGCGCGCGAGCGCTGACACGAGCCGCGTCCCGGACCGCCTCAGCACGATCCCGGCGCTGCCGGCGGCCACGGGCAAGCGGCGCATCGTGCTCAGCTTCGACCGGTCCTCGGGCCGTTTCCTCATCAACGGCCGTCAGTTCGACGCCAACCGGGTCGACGCGCAGATCAAGCTCGGGACGACCGAGGTGTGGACGGTGACGAACGACAGGTCCGGTTTCGCGGTCCCGCACAACTTCCACGCCCACCTCGTGCAGTTCCGGATCCTCGACCGCAACGGCCGCCCGCCGGCAGCGGGCGAAGCCGGCGTCAAGGACACGGTCGCCGTCGCTCCAGGCGAGACGGTCCGACTGCAGGCGACGTTCGGGCCGCACACGGGGAACTACGTGTACCACTGCCACATGATCGACCACTCGTCCACCGGCATGATGGCGCAGATGAAGATCGTCGCTTGAAGCGTGGCTCTCGCACCGTGCGTTCACGGGTGGTGTCCCGCAGCGCCGACGTCGTTCTCGTAACGGTGCGCGAACTGCGTCTCCTGCTCGGGCTCCTGCTGATCCTGTTCTTGACGGCAGAGACGTGGCGCTTCGTCGGCCAGCTCACCACGTTGCGCCTGCTCGTTTTCATAGCGCTGACGTTCGCCGCGGCATTTCTGGTCGTGGGAGTGGGACTGCGGCGGGTACTGCGAAGATCGATCGCCAGGCGGGCCGCCGTGCGCGTCGGGCTCGAGATCCTTGCGTTCGCCACGGCCATCTTCGTCACGTTCGCCACGGCCGGGGTGGCATCCGTCGATGCCGAACTGGTCACCGAGTGGTCGGGCAGCCAGGGCGGGGTGCTGGTGTCGCTGGGAATCGGACGGCCGCCGCTGGTGATCACGCGACAGCTCCTCCAGGTCGCGGCATTCCTGGCCGCTCTGGGCGCCCTCGTCTTCGCCATCGAGGTCATCGCGGACGAGGACACCCGCCACACCCTCACCCATGACCTGGCCGGGCCACCGGATTGATGTCACCTGCGTCCGGCACCGGTCAGGTATTTGCCTTGACCGTGCCGTCCTCGCTCACGTCGGCCGCCGTCTCGTCCGCGACGTGCCGGCCCTGCGGGCGGCGCGTGGCGAACCTGAGCCCGAACCCCACCAGGACAAGACCGATCACGACGAGGGCGAGCGGCCCCCACAGCTTGACGATCTGCAGCAGCTGCCGGTTGGACGAGGCGGTGTCGGCGCTGCGGGCGACCGTGTCGTCGGTGTAGGTGAACAGCGCGTCGAGGATCGTCACGGACTGGCCGTTGTTGCCGACCAGGCTCTTCTCCTGGTCTTCCTGGACCTTGATGTATTGGCCGGTGGTCGGCTCCACCCACACGGTGCGGGTGTTGTTGTAGACGATGTTGCCGGAGGTCGCGCCGGGCAACAGCGCGGCGAGCAGCGCCTGCATCCGGTCGGCCGGCACCTCCTGGCGACCCTCCCGGATCTCCTGCGTGAACTGGTAGGTCTCCAGGCCGTTGATCTCCTCGGTCTTGACGAAGTTCGCCGGCTGGGTGGCGAGCACGTCGCGGTCGAAGATCGGGTAGGCCTTCTGCTCGGTGCCGAAGGGGAACTTGTACATGTGGCCCGAGTAGTCGACGCTCTGCCGGTTGCTGCCGGTGTCGAGCCATTGGCCGTTCCAGGGCACCGCCGCGGCCGTCTTGCGATCCAGCGCCAACTTCGTGCTGTACGCGCTGATCAGCGCGTTGTTGTCGATGCGCACGACCTCCTGGCCGACCTGCCAGACGACCGCCTTGCCGTCGAGGTCGCCTTCGAGCTTGGCGGTCTCCGCCCGGTCCGGCTGCACCGTGATCGTCGAGCGCAGGTCGCCGGTCTCCACCTTGGCGCCCTGGTCGGTGATGTGGAGGAACGTGGCGTCCGGCGCCTCGGCGACCGACTGGGTCAGCTCGAGGTCGTAGGGCAGCTGCGCGACCCGTGGACCGACGACGAACGCGAGACCCGCGGCGAAGATCAACGCTAGAACACCGAGGCCGAACAGAACGGCGCCGATGACGCGAGACCTCATGGTGCCTCCACTGTGTAAGGACGGACGGGTGGGGGTGGACGTCCGCTGGCTGGCGAGCAGGTTACTACCGAGTACCATCCGGACGCGACCCTTGATTCGGCTTCCGTCGCAAGACCATCGTGTAGTTCCACGTGAGGGCCTCCCGCAGCAGCGGCACACGGGCCACCCAATGCGCCCATCGCGGGTGGTATCGGGGCAGAACATCGATGATCACAATTTGGCCTCCACGCCGGGCAGCGCGCGCCCAGCGATGGGCCCGGGCCGCGCTAACCGGGAACAGCGTGTCGAGATAGCGGTTCTTGGGCTCGTGTCCCATGCGCCGCACGTAGCGCCGCCGGGCCCGCGCCCCGCCCAGGTAGTGCCACGGCGCGGTCTCGTGACCGCCCCAGGGTGACAGCCACGGCGTGAACGAGACGAAGATCGTGCCGCCCGGACGCGTCACCCGCACCATCTCGTCGAGCATCGCTTCCGGCGTCGCCACGTGCTCGAGCACGTTCGACGTGTAGCAGACGTCGACGACGCCGGACCGCACCGGCAGCGCGGTGCCACCGCCGCGCACCATGCCCGACACCGCGGCGCCGTCGGTGGCGAAGTCTCCGACCGCCGGATCCAGACCGACGTACGTCGCGCCCGCGTCCCGGAACGCCGCAGCGAAATAGCCGGGTCCGCCGCCCACGTCGAGCACGACCGCGTCCCGCAGGGCCACGTACGACGCGAGCTGGGCCACCGAGTCCCGGGCCAGCAGCGAATAGAACAGGTCCGGATCGCTCTGCTCGCGCAGGAAGGCCCGGAACAGCCGCACCGAGCGGCCGAGGGTCGCGCGCTGCGGCGGCAGACCCGGCGGCTCGAACCACGGGGACGGCGGGTCCGCGGGCTGCCGGGGTGACGGCGCCAGGGTCGCGGCGACCGCGCAGACGGCGGTCAGCATCGCCGCCTGGACCACCGCGCCGTACGCCCACTCCTGCCCGTACCCCTGGACCCGGCCCAGCACCGCGACCGCCGTGCCGCCGCCCGCGGCCAGCAGCGCGATGCCGGGCAGCGCGCCCGGCCGCAGTTGCCGCACGAGCATCGCGGCGACCAGCAGCGCGAGCGCCGCGACGCCGCCGAGCGCGACCGCGATTACGCCCAGCGGCACGGCGATCCACCACGACGAGAGCGCGGACGGGGCCGTGGCCGGCGGTCCGCCCGCGGGCGCCACCCGACGCCGGCGGGCCGGCACGGCCGCGAGCAACACGACGAGCACCACCGCCGCCGCGCCAGCCAGGAGACCGAGGCGGTACGGCTCGTCCGGCGCGAACGTCAGCGTCACCGTGCCACCCGCTCCGGGCGGCACCTCGAACGCCTGCTGCCACCCGTCGACCCGCACCGCGGTCAACCGCGTGCCGCCGAGCGACGCCGTCCAGCCGGCGTTGAAGTTCTCGGGCACGACCAGCAGCGCGGCCTCGCCCGGAGCGACGGTCACGGTGCGCGCGGTCGGGTCCCAGCGCGTGACGTCGACCGCGCGCACCCCGGCGGGCCGCGGCGCCGCCGGAGCGGCCAGGGGCACGAGCGCCGCGGAGTCCACCAGGAACGACTCCGACGGCTCGGTCCGCAACCGGTGCTCGCCCGCGACGAGGTCGACCGACTCGCTCGCGAAGTCGTCGCACACGGTCACCGGCAGCGACCGGCCCGCGCGTACGTCCGCCAGCGTGCCCGCGACCGACGTCGGGAGGTCCACGCCGTCGAGCGTCACGGTCGGTCCCTGCCCGCACGGTGCGACCACCCGGGCCGCGGCGGCCGCCCCGAGCAGGTCGGTCAACGCGGGCACCTCGACCTCGGCGATGCCGACGGGCGCCGGCCATCCGTTGCCCCGGTCGTCGGCGAGCTTCTCGTCGAACCGGGCGACCATGACCGACAGCCGGTCGGTGGTGACCGCCGGGAACCGGACCCAGCCGTCGTCGCCGACCCGCGCGTCGCGCGTGCCCGCGGGGGTACGCACGACGACGTCCCGGGGGATCGAGGCCGCCGGCGCGGTCGGCGCGACCAGCCGCAGCCGGTCGATCCTCCGTGGCCCGGCCCAGGACAGCTCCACGGTGGGCTTCGCGTCGACCGGCTCGGCGAGCCAGGCGGTGGAGGGATCACCGTCGACGGCCGCGTCGGCGCCGACCTCGACGTCGCCTTCGAGCACCGAAGTGGCCGACGCGGTGACCGGGCGGTCCAGCGGAAGCGGACCACCGACGCGCGGACGCGCCGCCAGCCGCAGGTGGTACGGCGAGTCCACCGGCGTGGTGAAGATGCGGTCCAGGCCCAACGGCTCCTCGCCGGTCCGGGCGAGGAACTGGTCGCAGCGGGTCGCGCCGTCGCTCGCGAAGCAGGCGCCCCGGTCCTCGGGGGCACGACCGAACGCGTAGGTCGGCGCCGGCCCGCCGCTGACGTCCGACGGCGCGCGCAGTGCCCGCTGCGCGGCGAGACCCGGAATGCCGAGCTCGCGCAACGCGACCGTGCCGCCCTCGTGGCCCGGCCGCAACGCGAGCACGGTGATCCGCACCGACGTCGTGAGGCCGGGCAGGGTGGCCAGCCGGTGCGGACCGGGCGTCTCGGGCAGCGCGCGGTCCACGGCGCCCTGATCGGTCCTGATCCGCACGTACGCGACGGGCGACGCCACGCGCAGGTCGTCGACGAAGTCGACGGTCAGCCCGTCCACCCGGCGCGGCGTGTCGAACGTGACGTCCAGCCATTGGCCGACCGGCTCGCGCAGCGGGTCGGAGCGCCACGCGCTGCGCGGATCGCCGTCCAGCGCGGCGAACGGCGGGTACGACACCTCCGTGGCGCCGACCGTGTCGGCGAAGGCCGCGCTGCTCGACGCGTCCACCGCGCGGATCCCCTGGAACGTGGCGACGGTGTCGTGCCCCTCGATCGGGAACGGCACCAGGTCGGTGCGCTGCCGTCGCTGGCGGGTCTCCTCGTCGGGGGTCAGCGTGTAGCTGAGGTTGTCCCGCATCCGGCCGACGTTGAGCTCGCGCCGGCGAAGCCCGTCGGTGACGATCCGCGTCGCCGAGGGGGTCGCGGCCGAGGCGTCGCCGGTCAGGATCGTCGGCGTACCACCGTCGATCAGACCCTGCTCCAACAGGCCCAGCAGCGACTCGGGCCCGCCGCTGACGGTCGGCACGTCCGCGCGGGCCACCGCCGACACCACGGGCACCGGTCGCCGCACCTCGAAGATCTCGATCGACGGTACGGCCACCCCGGCGTCGACCGGGCTCTGCAGGGCTCCCGCGTGGACGTCAGGCCCGAACGTCGCCACCGGAGTGAGTCCGGGCGACTGGGCGACGGCCCGGCGGATCACGGCGATCGGCGGCACGCCGGTGGCCGCGCGGTCGACGTCGTGGCGGACCAGCAGGTAGCGGTAGCCCGCGCGGGCGAGGAAGTCGGCCAGACCCGGCGACCCGCGGCCCTGTTCGAGCACCGCCTCGACCGTGTCCATCACGCGGATGTTGCCCTCGGATCCGAGTGGGATCTGGTGGCGGGTGGACCACGGCGCTCCCGCCAGCGGCTGGATCGGCTCGTCGACGGTGCGGCCCCACCGGTTCTGCGCGAACCCCATACCGGGCACGACCAGCGTGCGCGCGTGCGGGTCCTGGTCGGCGAGCCAGCCGGCCGCCTGCTTCCAGTGCGCCGGCACGTCCGACCAGCCCGGGCCGGGCCGGAGCAGCAGCAGCCAGGCGGGCGCGGCGGCGGCGACCACCAGGGCCGCCACGACCGGCGCCGCCGGCACCCGCAGTCGCGGAAGCGCGATCCGGGTCGCGGCCGCGTGCGCCAGGCCGAGGACGATCGGCAGTCGCAGGACAGGCTCGAACTTGTGGACGTTGCGCAGCGGGGCGAGCGGGCCGTCGAGCAGGTCGCGCACCGGGCCGGCGAACGGGCTGTCGACCGTGCCGACGTAGCCGATCGTCAGCAGGGTCAGCCCGGTCAGCATGGCGAGCACGAGGAACCGTCGCTCCGGCAGGCCACGGCGGGCCAGGCCGGCGAGCCCGACGACCGCGACCAGGGCGGTCACCGCCATCAGCGCGGCGTTGTCGACGAGCACCCAGCCGGCCGGCCACCAGGGTTCGCCCTGCACGACGTAGCCGACCCACTGGTTGGTGCCCCGGACGGCCTGGAACAGCGACGTCACGGCGGTCGTCGTCGCCGACGACTCGATGTAGTCGAGGAACGGAAGGCTGTACTGGCCGAACAGCAGCAGCGGCACGACCCACCACAGGCTCGCGGCGGCTACGCACGCGGTCCACCAGGCGGCCAGCGCGGCCAGGTGCCGGTCCCAGCGCCGGGTCAGGAGCCAGAGCGCCGGCAGCACCAGCGCCATGACGACGGCGGCGGCGTTGATGCCACCCATGCCGACCACCGCGAGCCCTGACAGGGCGGCGGCCCGCCGGGGCGAACCCAGCCGCGGCGCGAGCACCAACGGCAGCAGCACCCACGGCAGCATGACGACGGGCAGGATCTCCGACGACAGCGGGCCGACCTCGGTGAGCATCCGGGGCGCCAGGGCGTAGGCGAGCGCGGCGATCAGGCGCCCGGGCTCCGAACCGATCCGCATCGCTCGCGCGAGCAGGAGCACGCCGAGGTACGCGGTGCACAGCAGCAGCGCGCACCAGGCCCGCTGGGTGATCCACGGGGGCACACCCAGCGCGTCGCCGGCCGCGAAGAACGGTCCGATCGGGAACAGGTAGCCGTACGCCTGGTTCTGCAGCTCGCCGGAGGTGGCCTCCGGGTTCCACAGATGCAGGGCCCGGGCCATGAAGCCGAGCGGGTCCACGGCCAGGTCGAGCTTCGTGTCGAAGGTGACCTCGCCCGGGCGCTGGAGGGCGGAGAGCACGACGAGCAGCAGCGCGCCGGCCGCCGTACCGAGCCGGCGTGCGCGCGTTCCGGCGGTCATCGGCGGCACTTCGGTGGCAGGCAGCTGAACTCGGCCAGCGCGGTGAAGAAGATCTGCCGGATGCCGGCGGGGTTCGGGGTCAGCGCGACCCGTCCCCCGGTGGCCTTGGCGATCTGGTTGAGCTCGCCCGGGTCGATGTCCGGGCCGACGCCGATGAACAGGATGGGCAGCGGGCGCCGCGGGTCCTGCAGCGCGCCGAGCTCCCGCAGCAGCTCGGCCCGGCCGATGCCGCTCGCGTTGTCGTCCTTGCCGTCGGTGAGCACCAGGACGAGGTTGATCCGGCCCGCGGTCCAGTTGCGGGCGCCGTCGCGATAGGCCGCGAGCGTCGTGTCGTAGAGGCCGGTCGCGCCGTTGGGCTTGACCTTGACCTGGCCGAGGCGCGACACGATGTCGGCCCGGCGGGGTCCGACCGGTCCGACGGGCACGACCTCGCGGTAGTCGCGGTTGCCGTCGAGGTCCGTGGAGAACGTCCAGATGCCGATCTCGGTCGTGCCGAGGAGCAGCTGGACACCGCCCTGTGCGGCCTTGACGGTCGCGGAGAGCCGGGTCTCCGTCGTGCCCGGTATCGCCGACTCCATGGAGCCGGAGACGTCGAGCACCGCCAGCAGCCGCGCGCTGATGTGCACGCCGCCCCAGGCGTTGAGCAGCGCCGTCGTCTCGGTCTCGGCGGGTACTGGCGCCGGTGCGTAGGTCGTCTCCCGGATCCGGCCGGCCTCGGGTGACCCGGCCGGCGGTGCGCCACCGGCGGTGCGCAACCCGTGCCGGGCGAGCGCCGAGACGCCCTCGTCGGCGAGCATGGCGCGCAGGAACGCCGCGGTGCCCTCGTGCGGCGGGCCGGACGACAGGACGGCGTACGGGTAGTCGGGGCCGGGAACGGGTCGGGCCGGATACACCGCGACCTGGCCGCCGGCCCGCAGCACCTCCTGCTCGGTGCTGATCACGGCCGACTCGCCGTCGGGCGCGCCGGGGCCCCCGGGCGCGGGCGGCGCTTCACCCGACATCGGCACCGTGCGGGGCGCGAGCCGCCGCATGATCGCTGCCGCGCCGGCGGCGGCGCCGGGGCCGTCGCCG
Protein-coding regions in this window:
- a CDS encoding maleylpyruvate isomerase family mycothiol-dependent enzyme translates to MDKTAYLDAVVEQTRTFADWVQDKDASAPVPTCPKWTLGDLVDHVGATQRMVAMLVGERLDDPSSAYARYVPGPTDSAQWRAWLTEGAGEARRAFASVADDTAVWDPSGGDAGVPFWSRRLLGEACVHRADAAAALGTHYELAPEIAVEAIEDWLDTMTSRGYWENRPDFADAMRGDGQTLHFHATDAPGEWLARREQDEVVLERTHAEADVTVSGPATDLLLAICRRRPLTRSSTLDVEGDHALLEHWIEHMDWVTD
- a CDS encoding CsbD family protein, encoding MGLDDKINNKAEEVAGKVKKGVGKATGDEDLEAEGRLDQAKSNVKQAGEKIKDAFKS
- a CDS encoding multicopper oxidase domain-containing protein gives rise to the protein MERSTVSRRDAILNVTAGLAGLVAGGASAARATAAEAATAPAHPPHSGPRRPSGRAVEPFSVRMPVPQVLRPQSVRGDTDFYLMTSRKARIEILPGTRTEMLTYAGMFPGPTFRVRAGRKAVVRHTNDLDMATSVHVHGGCTPASSDGFPTDTLESGSSRNYTYPNQQRAATLWYHDHAHHMEAEHVFRGLAGVYLIEDPDEAELRLPSGDHDVPIMLRDARFDEKARLVFEPHDFQNRTMILANGRPSPYFPVAARRYRLRFVNAANLRTFTLRLGRDTEVAQIASDGGLLRAPAAVRSWRMTPGERVEVVVDFGRFPVGSQVFLTDAEVGPVLRFDVTRASADTSRVPDRLSTIPALPAATGKRRIVLSFDRSSGRFLINGRQFDANRVDAQIKLGTTEVWTVTNDRSGFAVPHNFHAHLVQFRILDRNGRPPAAGEAGVKDTVAVAPGETVRLQATFGPHTGNYVYHCHMIDHSSTGMMAQMKIVA
- a CDS encoding DUF3068 domain-containing protein gives rise to the protein MRSRVIGAVLFGLGVLALIFAAGLAFVVGPRVAQLPYDLELTQSVAEAPDATFLHITDQGAKVETGDLRSTITVQPDRAETAKLEGDLDGKAVVWQVGQEVVRIDNNALISAYSTKLALDRKTAAAVPWNGQWLDTGSNRQSVDYSGHMYKFPFGTEQKAYPIFDRDVLATQPANFVKTEEINGLETYQFTQEIREGRQEVPADRMQALLAALLPGATSGNIVYNNTRTVWVEPTTGQYIKVQEDQEKSLVGNNGQSVTILDALFTYTDDTVARSADTASSNRQLLQIVKLWGPLALVVIGLVLVGFGLRFATRRPQGRHVADETAADVSEDGTVKANT
- a CDS encoding alpha-(1->3)-arabinofuranosyltransferase family protein, which gives rise to MTAGTRARRLGTAAGALLLVVLSALQRPGEVTFDTKLDLAVDPLGFMARALHLWNPEATSGELQNQAYGYLFPIGPFFAAGDALGVPPWITQRAWCALLLCTAYLGVLLLARAMRIGSEPGRLIAALAYALAPRMLTEVGPLSSEILPVVMLPWVLLPLVLAPRLGSPRRAAALSGLAVVGMGGINAAAVVMALVLPALWLLTRRWDRHLAALAAWWTACVAAASLWWVVPLLLFGQYSLPFLDYIESSATTTAVTSLFQAVRGTNQWVGYVVQGEPWWPAGWVLVDNAALMAVTALVAVVGLAGLARRGLPERRFLVLAMLTGLTLLTIGYVGTVDSPFAGPVRDLLDGPLAPLRNVHKFEPVLRLPIVLGLAHAAATRIALPRLRVPAAPVVAALVVAAAAPAWLLLLRPGPGWSDVPAHWKQAAGWLADQDPHARTLVVPGMGFAQNRWGRTVDEPIQPLAGAPWSTRHQIPLGSEGNIRVMDTVEAVLEQGRGSPGLADFLARAGYRYLLVRHDVDRAATGVPPIAVIRRAVAQSPGLTPVATFGPDVHAGALQSPVDAGVAVPSIEIFEVRRPVPVVSAVARADVPTVSGGPESLLGLLEQGLIDGGTPTILTGDASAATPSATRIVTDGLRRRELNVGRMRDNLSYTLTPDEETRQRRQRTDLVPFPIEGHDTVATFQGIRAVDASSSAAFADTVGATEVSYPPFAALDGDPRSAWRSDPLREPVGQWLDVTFDTPRRVDGLTVDFVDDLRVASPVAYVRIRTDQGAVDRALPETPGPHRLATLPGLTTSVRITVLALRPGHEGGTVALRELGIPGLAAQRALRAPSDVSGGPAPTYAFGRAPEDRGACFASDGATRCDQFLARTGEEPLGLDRIFTTPVDSPYHLRLAARPRVGGPLPLDRPVTASATSVLEGDVEVGADAAVDGDPSTAWLAEPVDAKPTVELSWAGPRRIDRLRLVAPTAPAASIPRDVVVRTPAGTRDARVGDDGWVRFPAVTTDRLSVMVARFDEKLADDRGNGWPAPVGIAEVEVPALTDLLGAAAAARVVAPCGQGPTVTLDGVDLPTSVAGTLADVRAGRSLPVTVCDDFASESVDLVAGEHRLRTEPSESFLVDSAALVPLAAPAAPRPAGVRAVDVTRWDPTARTVTVAPGEAALLVVPENFNAGWTASLGGTRLTAVRVDGWQQAFEVPPGAGGTVTLTFAPDEPYRLGLLAGAAAVVLVVLLAAVPARRRRVAPAGGPPATAPSALSSWWIAVPLGVIAVALGGVAALALLVAAMLVRQLRPGALPGIALLAAGGGTAVAVLGRVQGYGQEWAYGAVVQAAMLTAVCAVAATLAPSPRQPADPPSPWFEPPGLPPQRATLGRSVRLFRAFLREQSDPDLFYSLLARDSVAQLASYVALRDAVVLDVGGGPGYFAAAFRDAGATYVGLDPAVGDFATDGAAVSGMVRGGGTALPVRSGVVDVCYTSNVLEHVATPEAMLDEMVRVTRPGGTIFVSFTPWLSPWGGHETAPWHYLGGARARRRYVRRMGHEPKNRYLDTLFPVSAARAHRWARAARRGGQIVIIDVLPRYHPRWAHWVARVPLLREALTWNYTMVLRRKPNQGSRPDGTR